The proteins below come from a single Felis catus isolate Fca126 chromosome A1, F.catus_Fca126_mat1.0, whole genome shotgun sequence genomic window:
- the IBA57 gene encoding putative transferase CAF17, mitochondrial isoform X2, giving the protein MDHSVFTRHLVEDVLVLPSLGGCGLPEHELAEQAPAFLLECDSAVLGALQTHLALYRIRRKVVVEPCPELRVWALLPDCPEEVCGAAPLRERTDRTSVLTPDPRTARMGWRLLIRDEGLVPVPRGRLGDPRDYHRHRYQQGVPEGVRDLPPGVALPLESNLAFMNGVSFTKGCYIGQELTARTHHMGVIRKRLFPVQLLGPVPEDGIALGAPVLTESGQAAGKYRAGQGDVGLALLRAEKIKGPLHIRTSNSGQVALTVSVPDWWPTVAK; this is encoded by the exons GCTCCCAGAGCATGAGCTCGCTGAACAGGCGCCCGCTTTCCTCCTGGAGTGTGACAGCGCGGTGCTGGGCGCCCTGCAGACACACCTGGCACTGTACAGGATCCGGCGGAAGGTCGTGGTGGAGCCATGCCCCGAGCTGCGCGTGTGGGCTCTGCTGCCTGACTGCCCCGAGGAGGTCTGTGGGGCTGCACCGTTGCGGGAGCGGACTGACAGAACCAGCGTCCTCACCCCCGACCCCCGGACCGCCCGCATGGGCTGGCGGCTTCTCATCCGGGATGAGGGCCTGGTGCCGGTGCCCAGAGGCCGGCTCGGAGACCCCCGGGATTATCACAGGCACCGGTACCAGCAAG gCGTTCCTGAGGGGGTCCGGGACCTGCCCCCAGGAGTGGCCCTGCCCCTGGAGTCCAACCTGGCTTTCATGAATGGTGTCAGCTTCACTAAGGGCTGCTACATAGGCCAGGAGCTGACTGCCCGCACCCACCACATGGGCGTCATCCGCAAACGCCTGTTCCCAGTGCAGCTGTTGGGGCCTGTCCCTGAGGATGGCATCGCTCTAGGCGCCCCAGTGCTCACCGAGTCGGGTCAGGCCGCTGGCAAGTACAGGGCTGGCCAGGGGGATGTGGGCCTCGCCTTGCTGCGGGCAGAGAAGATTAAGGGCCCTCTCCACATCAGGACCTCCAACAGCGGCCAGGTGGCCCTGACTGTGTCTGTGCCGGACTGGTGGCCCACAGTCGCCAAGTAG